A single genomic interval of Anopheles marshallii chromosome 2, idAnoMarsDA_429_01, whole genome shotgun sequence harbors:
- the LOC128710451 gene encoding probable salivary secreted peptide — protein sequence MKGFAVIAAVVLFACLVTSQSNNYYWGVRDPRDVLLNRTIAVRSGTILQVKSIDLVYPLKGQLGRNISAITVLDQYINGNGGYASLYAGGIGYNYTTVHLKSQRGHGYNFIVEIYGR from the exons ATGAAAGGATTCGCCGTAATTGCCGCGGTGGTACTGTTTGCCTGTCTTGTCACTAGCCAGAGCAACAACTATTACTGGGGCGTTCGAGATCCGCGTGACGTTCTGCTCAATCGCACGATTGCGGTCCGTTCCGGAACGATTCTGCAGGTGAAGTCGATTGATCTCGTGTATCCGTTAAAG GGGCAGCTGGGACGTAACATTTCCGCCATTACCGTGCTTGACCAGTACATTAATGGAAATGGCGGGTACGCCAGCTTGTACGCTGGCGGCATCGGCTACAACTATACGACGGTGCACCTGAAATCGCAACGTGGCCATGGGTACAACTTTATTGTGGAAATTTACGGCCGATAG